One window of Streptomyces sp. NBC_00273 genomic DNA carries:
- a CDS encoding HAD family hydrolase produces MNRAALFDVDGTLTDTNHLHVVCWWEALRQAGHAIAMHDIHRAIGLPGEDLLAHVLGEDRDTTEDDTLSAAHSTLYGTYFDRLPPLDSAADLLRELNRRGWRVVLVTSAEDAELDALRRAVDADDAITATASSDDVSEGKPAPDPVHHALGLADAPAQGAVLVGDTVWDMQAGSLAGVACVGLLCGGIPQRDLEEAGARAVYRHPADLLEHIDTSPFTDRRRPPDHTA; encoded by the coding sequence ATGAATCGCGCCGCGTTGTTCGATGTCGACGGCACCCTCACCGATACCAATCATCTGCATGTGGTGTGCTGGTGGGAGGCCTTGAGGCAGGCGGGCCACGCCATCGCAATGCACGACATCCACCGCGCGATCGGACTGCCCGGTGAGGACCTCCTCGCGCACGTGCTGGGCGAGGATCGGGATACGACCGAGGACGACACGCTCAGCGCAGCTCACAGCACCCTCTACGGAACGTACTTCGACCGGCTGCCCCCGTTGGACTCGGCAGCGGATCTCCTGCGCGAGCTGAACCGACGGGGTTGGCGGGTCGTGCTCGTGACCTCGGCCGAAGACGCCGAGCTCGACGCGCTCAGACGGGCCGTCGACGCGGACGACGCCATCACCGCGACGGCGAGTTCCGACGACGTGAGCGAGGGGAAGCCCGCTCCGGATCCGGTGCACCACGCCCTCGGCCTCGCCGACGCACCCGCGCAGGGCGCCGTACTCGTCGGCGACACCGTCTGGGACATGCAGGCAGGCTCCCTGGCCGGCGTCGCGTGCGTGGGGCTCCTCTGCGGCGGCATTCCGCAGCGTGACCTCGAAGAGGCCGGGGCGCGCGCCGTGTACCGGCACCCCGCCGACCTGCTCGAGCACATCGACACCAGTCCGTTCACGGACAGGCGCAGACCGCCGGACCACACCGCTTGA
- a CDS encoding LLM class F420-dependent oxidoreductase yields the protein MVRIGYTMMTEQAGPRELVDHVVAAERAGFGFSVISDHSFPWLEAQGHAAYAWSVLGAAAQATSRIPLMTHVTCPTFRYPAVIAQKAATMQLLSQGRFRLGLGSGENLNEHIVGAGWPVAHVRLDMLEEAVGIIRSLFAGGHVSHHGSHFDVDDARIWDLPDDPPPIGIAVSGNRSCEIAGRCGDLLIATEPKQELLTAFGAYGGSDKPCVGQLPVAYDPDRDAAVARAHEQFRWALGGWKVNAELPGPASFAQASQPTGPEAVADAIPCGDDVDAFVEAVRPYVDAGFTEVALIQIGGDQQEPFLDWSETKLLPALGEL from the coding sequence ATGGTGCGAATCGGGTACACGATGATGACCGAGCAGGCCGGTCCTCGCGAACTGGTCGACCACGTGGTGGCGGCGGAACGGGCAGGGTTCGGCTTCTCCGTCATCTCCGACCACTCCTTTCCCTGGCTGGAGGCGCAAGGGCACGCGGCCTACGCGTGGAGCGTCCTGGGCGCCGCCGCGCAGGCCACCTCCCGGATCCCGCTCATGACGCACGTGACGTGCCCGACGTTCCGCTACCCTGCCGTGATCGCCCAGAAGGCGGCCACGATGCAGCTCCTTTCCCAGGGGCGCTTCCGGCTGGGTCTGGGCTCGGGAGAGAACCTCAACGAGCACATCGTCGGCGCGGGCTGGCCCGTCGCCCACGTCCGCCTGGACATGCTCGAGGAAGCCGTGGGGATCATCCGCTCCCTGTTCGCCGGTGGTCACGTCAGCCACCACGGCAGCCACTTCGACGTCGACGACGCCAGAATCTGGGACCTCCCCGACGATCCGCCCCCGATCGGGATCGCCGTCTCCGGAAACCGTTCCTGCGAGATCGCGGGCCGCTGCGGCGACCTGCTCATCGCCACCGAGCCGAAGCAGGAGCTGTTGACCGCGTTCGGCGCGTACGGAGGCTCCGACAAACCGTGTGTGGGCCAGCTCCCCGTCGCCTACGACCCCGACCGCGACGCGGCGGTGGCCCGGGCACACGAGCAGTTCCGCTGGGCGCTCGGCGGATGGAAGGTCAACGCGGAGCTCCCCGGCCCCGCGAGCTTCGCCCAGGCTTCGCAGCCCACCGGACCCGAGGCCGTGGCGGATGCCATCCCCTGCGGCGATGACGTGGACGCCTTCGTCGAAGCGGTACGCCCTTACGTCGACGCAGGATTCACCGAAGTCGCCCTCATCCAGATCGGCGGCGACCAGCAGGAGCCCTTCCTGGACTGGTCCGAGACGAAGCTGCTGCCGGCTCTGGGGGAGCTGTGA
- a CDS encoding flavin reductase family protein, producing MTELNPFTDVLDGPVYVVTAASGGERDGCLVGFASQCSIDPPRFTIWLSVANRTYQVAREAEYLTVHLLRRDDRALAELFGGETGDEVDKFARVGWRPGRAGSPVLEQAPVWFTGRIEGRIEGGDHVGFLLAPVAVCPPIEGPPPPLLRYRELRDLEPGHPA from the coding sequence GTGACGGAGTTGAACCCCTTCACCGACGTGCTCGACGGCCCGGTGTACGTGGTCACGGCCGCGTCCGGTGGCGAGCGGGACGGTTGCCTGGTGGGTTTCGCCTCGCAGTGCTCCATCGACCCGCCGAGGTTCACCATCTGGCTGTCGGTCGCCAACCGCACCTACCAGGTCGCGCGTGAGGCCGAGTACCTCACCGTGCACCTGCTCCGCCGCGACGACCGGGCGCTGGCGGAACTCTTCGGAGGGGAGACGGGCGACGAGGTGGACAAGTTCGCGCGGGTCGGCTGGCGGCCGGGACGAGCGGGCAGTCCGGTCCTGGAACAGGCGCCCGTCTGGTTCACCGGCCGGATCGAAGGGCGGATCGAGGGCGGTGACCATGTGGGCTTCCTCCTGGCTCCGGTAGCAGTCTGCCCGCCGATCGAGGGCCCGCCGCCCCCACTGCTCCGATACCGGGAACTGCGCGACCTGGAGCCCGGCCACCCGGCCTGA
- a CDS encoding mycothione reductase, translated as MRHHDLVVIGAGSGNAVIDDSFADLDVAIVEERWFGGTCLNAGCIPSKMLTYTAHVARTVREAGAYGVDAELRAVRWREVRDRVFTRLDAEREDGRTYREQQEWVTLYEGRARFTGPRTLRIDRVDGPVDVSAGQIVVAAGGRPLVPGPVLDAGLPYETSDTIMRIDAPPRHLAILGGGYIAAELADVFAGTGSSVTIVEKEEQLLGPQDETVRERFTDLVRSRYDLRLGREVTAVGGRPGGLRLTLDDGSTVEADALLVAVGRVPNSDRLDLEAAGIATHDDGRVIVDAHQRTTAEGVFALGDICSPVPLKHVANREAEVVAHNLRHPDDLIATDHDLVPAAVFTRPQIASVGATEQECRDSGLDYRVGMAGYGDIAYGWAMEDTTGFCKVLAEPRTGRLLGAHLMGEQAPTVIQPLVLAATLGIDATTLTKSPYWIHPALTEVVENALLDLGL; from the coding sequence GCCGATCTGGACGTGGCCATCGTGGAGGAGCGCTGGTTCGGCGGAACCTGCCTGAACGCCGGATGCATCCCGAGCAAAATGCTCACCTACACCGCGCACGTCGCCCGGACCGTCCGGGAAGCAGGCGCGTACGGCGTGGACGCCGAGCTGCGAGCGGTGCGGTGGCGCGAGGTGCGCGACCGGGTCTTCACGCGGCTGGACGCCGAACGGGAAGACGGCCGTACGTACCGTGAGCAGCAGGAATGGGTCACCCTCTACGAGGGCAGGGCGCGGTTCACCGGCCCCAGGACCCTCCGCATCGACCGGGTGGACGGGCCCGTCGACGTCAGCGCCGGGCAGATCGTCGTCGCGGCGGGCGGTCGGCCCCTGGTTCCGGGGCCCGTGCTGGACGCGGGCCTGCCGTACGAGACATCCGACACCATCATGCGCATCGACGCCCCGCCCCGGCACCTGGCGATCCTCGGCGGCGGTTACATCGCCGCGGAACTGGCCGATGTGTTCGCCGGGACGGGGAGCTCCGTCACCATCGTCGAGAAGGAAGAGCAGCTGCTCGGCCCGCAGGACGAGACGGTCCGGGAGCGGTTCACCGACCTGGTCCGCTCCCGCTACGACCTCCGGCTCGGCCGGGAGGTCACGGCGGTCGGCGGTCGGCCGGGCGGGCTACGGCTGACCCTGGACGACGGATCGACGGTCGAGGCGGACGCGTTGCTCGTTGCGGTGGGCCGCGTGCCGAACAGCGACCGGCTGGACCTCGAAGCGGCCGGAATCGCCACCCACGACGACGGCCGTGTGATCGTCGACGCACACCAGCGCACCACTGCGGAAGGTGTGTTCGCACTCGGTGACATCTGCTCACCGGTGCCCCTCAAACACGTGGCCAACCGTGAGGCGGAGGTCGTGGCTCACAATCTCCGGCACCCGGACGACCTGATCGCGACCGATCACGATCTGGTGCCGGCGGCGGTCTTCACCCGTCCGCAGATCGCCTCCGTCGGTGCCACCGAACAGGAGTGCCGCGACAGCGGGCTGGACTACCGGGTGGGCATGGCCGGTTACGGCGACATCGCCTACGGCTGGGCGATGGAGGACACCACCGGCTTCTGCAAGGTGCTGGCCGAGCCCCGTACGGGACGCCTCCTCGGCGCCCACCTGATGGGCGAGCAGGCCCCCACGGTCATCCAGCCCCTCGTCCTGGCGGCGACCCTCGGCATCGACGCCACGACCCTCACCAAGTCCCCGTACTGGATCCACCCCGCGCTCACCGAGGTCGTGGAGAACGCCCTCCTCGACCTCGGCCTGTGA